One Peribacillus simplex NBRC 15720 = DSM 1321 genomic region harbors:
- a CDS encoding TetR/AcrR family transcriptional regulator has translation MENGKVGDKRHLRSIMTRQKLLEAAKAIFLEEGYQAALISQMIKRANIGYGTAYVHFKGKEDLLIVLMENVMEQFYEIAETSFLPKSKDEAKHIINRQANAFLKMAEAERNMMQVFEQAIGISTIISDKWKAIRMKFIQRISKDVAYAQHNGLARAELNHELVARGWFFTNEMYLWEIVRNEHQSSVEEIAQTITSVYAEGLYL, from the coding sequence ATGGAGAATGGCAAAGTAGGGGATAAACGGCATTTACGCTCGATCATGACACGTCAAAAGTTATTAGAGGCTGCAAAGGCAATATTTCTTGAAGAAGGTTATCAAGCTGCGCTTATTTCCCAAATGATCAAAAGGGCAAACATCGGATACGGAACGGCCTATGTTCATTTTAAAGGGAAAGAGGATCTGTTAATCGTATTAATGGAGAATGTAATGGAGCAATTTTATGAAATTGCCGAGACCTCTTTCCTTCCAAAATCAAAAGACGAAGCAAAACATATCATAAACAGGCAAGCTAATGCTTTTTTGAAAATGGCAGAAGCTGAACGCAATATGATGCAAGTTTTTGAACAGGCCATTGGGATATCAACCATTATTTCAGATAAATGGAAAGCGATCCGCATGAAGTTCATTCAGCGAATTTCAAAGGACGTCGCCTATGCACAGCACAATGGGCTGGCAAGAGCTGAACTGAACCATGAGCTTGTGGCAAGAGGATGGTTTTTCACAAATGAAATGTATCTGTGGGAAATTGTCCGAAATGAACATCAAAGCTCTGTCGAAGAAATTGCTCAAACCATCACCTCAGTTTACGCCGAAGGCTTGTATTTGTAG
- a CDS encoding LysE family translocator: MENFYLFIIMCILLIILPGPDTAIATRNTVTVGTSGGFKTMFGTCCALLIHTSAAVFGLSAIIVKSALLFSIFKYVGAVYLVYLGFKTLWGLRNKQVAAATETSVKSKYENQSCFKQGFLTNLLNPKVAVFFLTFLPQFVNPGNDTFLPFLIMGITYTVLTALWFVFYIYLLNQISAFMKKPRTQAIFEGITGTVLIGFGIKLALEKAHN, from the coding sequence ATGGAAAACTTTTATTTGTTCATCATCATGTGCATTCTTCTCATCATCTTACCTGGTCCAGATACAGCAATAGCCACAAGGAACACCGTTACCGTGGGAACGTCGGGAGGTTTTAAAACGATGTTCGGCACATGCTGTGCCCTGCTTATCCATACATCAGCTGCCGTGTTCGGACTTTCGGCAATCATTGTGAAATCCGCTTTACTATTTTCCATCTTCAAATATGTCGGTGCCGTTTACTTGGTATATCTAGGCTTCAAGACACTATGGGGATTAAGGAATAAGCAAGTTGCCGCAGCGACGGAAACGTCAGTCAAAAGTAAGTACGAAAACCAGTCCTGCTTTAAGCAAGGGTTCCTTACCAACCTGCTGAACCCTAAAGTGGCCGTCTTCTTTTTAACGTTTCTGCCTCAGTTCGTAAATCCAGGAAATGATACGTTTTTACCATTCCTGATCATGGGCATAACCTATACCGTTTTAACTGCGTTGTGGTTTGTATTTTATATCTATCTGCTGAACCAAATCAGTGCTTTTATGAAAAAGCCTAGAACCCAAGCGATTTTCGAGGGTATAACCGGGACGGTCTTGATTGGTTTCGGGATAAAGCTAGCTTTGGAAAAAGCTCATAATTAA
- the kynB gene encoding arylformamidase translates to MGTWIDISQRLDDNVAVWPGDTPFSYKVNWSKEESGSVNVGQINMSIHTGTHIDAPFHFDDDGKRVIDLDIELYMGNARVIHLPNKTSIGVDELSSIDLQGVTRLLIRTDAWKDRSVFPQTIPHIQPELAAYLSELGVRLIGLDLPSVDPLDSKELSAHHELADHGIHILEGLVLDDIGPGNYELAALPLPLVEADGSPVRAVLKKLP, encoded by the coding sequence ATGGGGACATGGATTGATATTTCACAACGTCTGGATGATAACGTTGCAGTCTGGCCTGGAGATACACCTTTCTCTTATAAAGTCAATTGGAGTAAAGAAGAAAGTGGATCTGTCAATGTAGGTCAAATCAATATGAGTATCCACACGGGTACCCATATTGATGCACCTTTTCATTTTGATGATGATGGAAAAAGAGTGATTGATTTGGATATCGAATTATATATGGGAAATGCCCGAGTTATCCATTTACCAAACAAGACAAGCATCGGAGTCGATGAATTATCCAGTATAGATCTACAAGGCGTTACCCGTCTGTTAATTCGGACGGATGCATGGAAGGATCGAAGTGTGTTTCCACAAACGATTCCTCATATCCAACCGGAACTAGCGGCATATCTTTCAGAACTCGGCGTTCGTCTTATTGGACTTGATTTACCATCAGTAGATCCACTGGATAGCAAAGAACTGTCTGCCCACCATGAACTTGCCGATCATGGAATTCACATTTTGGAAGGTCTTGTACTAGACGATATAGGACCGGGTAATTATGAGTTGGCAGCCCTCCCTCTTCCATTAGTTGAAGCAGATGGAAGTCCGGTACGTGCTGTGTTGAAAAAGTTACCCTAA
- the liaF gene encoding cell wall-active antibiotics response protein LiaF yields the protein MLNKMKTDYMGWILLIGVVLLFLEISFTGGGLLFSLAFSIGCIYLGRKFTKRTIGKIIFFIGLISLIITVLNMFVFRFFLMAILIYLLLLYYQSKKNPDWVSPILTNDDSDEEKINKEQLLKTDYLFKNKLFGHQQTAEHVYEWNSVNVQGGVGDTVIDLSKTILPKGDAVISIRNIIGNITVLVPYGIEIRVHHSVIAGRARIFENKLESRVFNQIYSYQTEGFNETDHKVHIITSILVGDLEVKRI from the coding sequence ATGTTGAACAAGATGAAGACGGACTATATGGGATGGATACTTCTCATCGGAGTCGTCCTGCTTTTTTTAGAGATTTCATTTACTGGTGGAGGTCTCCTTTTTTCCCTCGCTTTTTCAATAGGATGTATCTATTTAGGCAGGAAATTCACAAAACGGACAATCGGGAAAATCATATTTTTTATAGGTTTGATTTCCCTTATCATCACTGTCTTGAATATGTTCGTCTTTCGATTTTTCCTAATGGCAATCCTCATTTATCTTTTGCTTTTATATTATCAGTCCAAAAAGAATCCTGATTGGGTCAGTCCGATTTTAACCAATGATGATTCGGATGAAGAAAAGATCAATAAGGAACAATTGCTGAAAACCGATTACCTTTTTAAAAATAAGTTGTTCGGTCATCAACAAACGGCCGAGCATGTATATGAATGGAATTCCGTGAATGTTCAGGGCGGGGTCGGTGATACGGTTATCGATTTAAGCAAAACGATTTTACCGAAAGGCGACGCTGTCATTTCCATCAGGAATATCATTGGCAATATCACTGTGCTTGTACCGTACGGCATCGAAATCAGGGTCCATCATTCTGTCATTGCTGGCAGAGCGCGGATTTTTGAAAATAAGCTTGAATCCAGGGTCTTTAATCAAATTTATTCCTACCAAACGGAAGGGTTCAATGAAACGGATCACAAGGTTCATATCATCACTTCAATCTTAGTTGGGGATTTAGAGGTGAAGCGGATATGA
- a CDS encoding PspA/IM30 family protein, with protein MGNLFSRMKQTISADFHDLLDKKEQKNPIGMLNQYLRQCEQETEKVGKLLERQYLLKEEFMREYNQAQHLAEKRKHQAEIAKQSGETELMEFAIKESLHYEDRALSLKEAHKSAEVQLAELERKYEEMKHKLKDMHLKRLELMGRENIARANNRINRVLDGGSSEAKPVAMFEEMEHYIDRIEHQVHTDYNRHTIDARIVQLEKELEQKEA; from the coding sequence ATGGGTAATTTATTTTCAAGAATGAAACAAACGATTTCAGCGGATTTTCACGATTTGTTGGATAAAAAGGAGCAAAAAAATCCAATTGGAATGTTAAATCAATATTTGCGTCAATGTGAGCAGGAGACAGAAAAGGTCGGTAAGCTGCTTGAACGTCAATATCTTTTGAAAGAAGAGTTTATGCGTGAATATAATCAAGCGCAACATCTAGCTGAAAAACGTAAGCATCAGGCTGAGATTGCTAAGCAGTCGGGAGAGACAGAGTTAATGGAATTTGCTATAAAGGAAAGCCTGCACTATGAAGATCGGGCGCTAAGTTTGAAGGAGGCGCATAAAAGTGCAGAGGTTCAGCTGGCTGAACTGGAGCGGAAATATGAAGAAATGAAGCATAAGCTGAAGGATATGCATCTAAAGAGGCTGGAACTGATGGGCAGGGAAAATATTGCCCGGGCAAACAACAGGATCAATCGGGTTTTGGACGGAGGCAGTTCCGAAGCCAAACCGGTAGCGATGTTTGAAGAAATGGAGCATTATATCGATCGCATCGAGCACCAGGTCCATACTGATTATAATCGGCATACGATCGATGCCAGGATTGTCCAGCTTGAAAAAGAATTGGAACAGAAAGAAGCGTAA
- a CDS encoding MBL fold metallo-hydrolase: protein MQTLQHLSKNIVYLPPVQETDRPVLAAVTGNKKTLIIDAGNSVRHAQLFKDELLRNDISGNFLVLTHSHWDHVFGLENIGIPVICQEKTYTNIKDMQQLSWEDQALDQRVEEGTEIPFCADAIKLEHGTNREIAFPLPDIIFEKTMTIDLGNITCVIEHVGGDHAKDSCIIYVPEEKTLFLGDCLYANLYAEKWNYTAEQASLLINKIEAYDAETYILSHHDQPCTKQVMEAELKLMKECARTVVEHRGNQALMEQELAKELKRDLSEDELETIGFFVNGYVK, encoded by the coding sequence ATGCAAACATTACAGCACCTATCGAAAAATATTGTCTACCTGCCGCCAGTTCAGGAAACGGATCGCCCAGTTCTTGCCGCCGTTACGGGAAACAAGAAAACGCTCATCATCGATGCCGGTAACTCTGTCCGGCATGCACAGCTCTTTAAGGACGAATTGCTTCGGAATGATATAAGCGGGAATTTTCTCGTTCTTACCCATTCACACTGGGACCATGTATTCGGACTGGAGAATATCGGGATTCCGGTGATTTGTCAGGAAAAAACATACACTAACATTAAAGATATGCAGCAGCTTTCATGGGAAGATCAGGCACTTGATCAACGGGTCGAAGAAGGGACGGAGATACCCTTTTGCGCCGATGCAATCAAGTTGGAACATGGGACGAATAGAGAGATTGCCTTCCCCCTGCCCGATATCATCTTTGAAAAAACGATGACGATCGATCTCGGCAATATAACCTGTGTCATTGAACATGTTGGCGGCGACCATGCCAAAGATTCCTGCATCATTTATGTTCCAGAGGAAAAAACATTATTTCTGGGAGACTGCCTATATGCCAATCTTTATGCTGAAAAATGGAATTATACGGCTGAACAGGCATCGCTGCTCATTAATAAAATTGAAGCCTATGATGCCGAAACATATATACTCTCCCATCATGATCAGCCGTGCACGAAACAGGTGATGGAGGCGGAGCTTAAGCTAATGAAAGAATGTGCCAGAACCGTGGTCGAACATCGGGGAAATCAAGCTTTAATGGAGCAGGAATTGGCTAAAGAATTAAAGCGGGATTTATCTGAGGACGAGCTCGAAACAATTGGGTTTTTCGTGAATGGTTACGTTAAGTGA
- the kynU gene encoding kynureninase has product MVSEYTLDHAKQMDENDALKGFREEFYLKPDSIYMDGNSLGLLSKRAERTLLESLEDWKEHGIDGWTQGNHPWFFMAEKLGAKMAHLVGASPEEVIVTGSTTVNLHQLVATFYKPEGMRTKILADELTFPTDIYALQSQLRTHGYDPETDLIRVKSRDGRFLEEDDIIEAMTDDIALIILPTVLYRSGQILDMKRLTEEAHKRGIVIGFDGCHSIGAIPHSFSEWDVDFAYWCNYKHLNGGPGGVGGLYVNRKHFGTMPGLAGWFGSKKDKQFDMEHTLTPAESAGAYQIGTPHVLSCAPLIGSLDIFIEAGIENIREKSLKINQYLMDLVEFELEDMGFFIGTPREDIRRGGHVSLEHKEAARICKALKENGVIPDFRAPNIIRLAPVALYTSYAEVWEVVQILKKIMSEKQYEKFKNEREVVA; this is encoded by the coding sequence ATGGTTTCTGAATACACATTGGATCACGCTAAACAAATGGATGAGAATGATGCGCTTAAAGGTTTTCGAGAAGAGTTTTATTTAAAGCCGGATTCCATCTATATGGATGGAAACTCATTGGGGCTTCTTTCGAAAAGGGCTGAACGCACTCTTTTGGAATCTTTGGAAGATTGGAAGGAGCATGGGATTGATGGATGGACACAAGGTAATCACCCATGGTTTTTCATGGCTGAGAAATTGGGCGCGAAAATGGCCCATTTGGTCGGAGCTTCTCCTGAGGAAGTTATCGTAACCGGCTCCACAACTGTAAATCTGCATCAACTTGTAGCTACTTTTTATAAGCCTGAAGGAATGCGGACAAAAATTTTAGCAGATGAATTAACCTTTCCGACTGACATTTATGCTCTTCAAAGTCAGCTGCGTACACATGGATACGATCCGGAAACCGATCTAATCCGCGTGAAAAGCCGCGATGGAAGATTTCTTGAAGAGGATGACATTATCGAAGCAATGACCGATGACATCGCTTTGATCATCTTGCCAACAGTCCTGTATCGCAGCGGTCAAATATTGGATATGAAACGATTAACTGAGGAAGCTCATAAAAGAGGTATAGTGATCGGATTTGACGGATGCCATTCTATCGGTGCGATCCCGCATTCATTCAGCGAATGGGATGTGGATTTTGCGTATTGGTGCAATTATAAACATTTAAATGGCGGTCCTGGCGGTGTTGGCGGTTTATATGTAAATCGAAAACATTTTGGCACGATGCCTGGATTGGCTGGATGGTTCGGCTCCAAAAAAGATAAACAATTCGATATGGAACATACCTTAACACCAGCTGAATCAGCAGGCGCATATCAAATTGGCACGCCCCATGTGTTAAGTTGTGCACCTTTGATTGGGTCTTTGGACATTTTTATTGAAGCTGGAATTGAGAATATTCGCGAAAAATCCCTTAAAATCAATCAATATTTAATGGATTTAGTTGAATTCGAATTGGAAGACATGGGATTTTTCATTGGAACTCCTAGAGAAGACATACGCCGCGGAGGTCATGTAAGCCTTGAGCATAAAGAAGCTGCACGGATATGTAAGGCCTTGAAAGAGAACGGTGTCATTCCAGATTTCCGAGCACCTAACATCATTCGTCTCGCTCCGGTTGCACTATATACTTCCTACGCAGAAGTTTGGGAAGTTGTACAAATACTCAAGAAAATCATGTCAGAAAAACAATATGAAAAATTCAAAAATGAGCGTGAAGTGGTCGCATAA
- the kynA gene encoding tryptophan 2,3-dioxygenase, with amino-acid sequence MDNNEQTITGLEKEIQTDFQKSMSYGDYLHLDKILTSQHRCSDHHDEMLFIIIHQASELWMKLILHELTAATESIRQNKLEPSFKMLSRVSRIQQQLIQSWNVLSTLTPAEYMEFRDKLGQSSGFQSYQNRLIEFALGNKNIHTLSVYQHQTDLYEQMQQALHEPSIYDAAINALVARGLPIDQEALSRDWSQRYEPNASVEEAWLTVYRDVEQYWDLYELGEKLVDIGHQQQLWRFNHMTTVERIIGNKQGTGGSSGVTYLKRALDQHFFPELWSLRTKL; translated from the coding sequence ATGGATAACAATGAACAAACAATAACGGGTCTAGAGAAAGAAATTCAAACCGACTTTCAAAAATCGATGTCTTACGGAGATTATCTCCACCTTGATAAGATTTTAACCAGTCAACATAGATGTTCCGATCATCATGATGAAATGCTATTTATCATTATCCATCAAGCGAGTGAGCTATGGATGAAGCTCATTTTACATGAGTTGACAGCAGCAACTGAGTCCATCCGCCAAAACAAATTGGAACCTTCGTTTAAAATGCTGTCTCGCGTTTCGAGGATCCAGCAGCAATTGATCCAGTCATGGAATGTCCTTTCAACTTTAACGCCGGCTGAATACATGGAGTTCAGGGATAAACTGGGACAATCTTCCGGATTCCAATCTTATCAGAATCGTTTGATTGAATTCGCATTAGGAAATAAAAATATCCATACGCTATCAGTCTATCAGCACCAAACAGATTTATACGAGCAAATGCAGCAGGCCCTTCATGAGCCAAGTATTTATGACGCGGCGATCAATGCTCTTGTAGCGCGCGGATTACCTATTGATCAAGAAGCCCTCAGCAGGGATTGGTCACAAAGATATGAACCAAATGCCAGTGTAGAAGAGGCGTGGCTGACAGTTTACCGCGATGTTGAGCAATATTGGGACTTATATGAGTTGGGCGAGAAGTTAGTGGACATTGGCCATCAACAGCAATTATGGCGTTTTAATCATATGACCACAGTGGAAAGGATTATTGGTAATAAACAAGGTACTGGCGGATCATCAGGTGTAACGTATTTAAAAAGAGCCCTGGACCAACACTTTTTCCCAGAACTATGGAGCCTAAGAACGAAGCTATAA
- a CDS encoding amino acid permease has protein sequence MENKNTQLNFKDEPEKGLKRELETNQLSMIAMGCAIGTGLFLGSGLAIQAAGPSVLLSYALGAFIVLLLMGCLAEMTVAHPTSGSFGAIAEKYMTPMAGYLVRYSYWIANVLAVGVEVSAVSVYMKYWFPTVPGIVWILLFAGALIYVNATSVNTFATFEYWFSFIKISAIVGFILLGAYVLFGSSDQPHIGPENFVNEGGFFPFGWWGMWVAVFISLFSFLGTEMIAVTSGEAKDPDAAVPKALKATVFRLSTFYVLTIGIMLMIVPWKTAGIEESPFVKVMEILNIPGASGIMNFIILTAALSAMNAQLYASTRMMFSLARGKHAPSFLGKLNKRGVPGKALAVSTTGIFIAAGVHALLPGSSYAFMMGISMFGAMFTWFMIFISHLFFRVKWEKTGGRKLPVRMIGFPYLTILGAVLLFSLMITTWFTDFKIMLQFGIPWLLFLAVAYSVSKRRNINHNVMEESLEKKIE, from the coding sequence ATGGAGAACAAAAATACTCAATTGAATTTTAAAGATGAGCCAGAAAAAGGATTAAAACGCGAGCTGGAAACAAATCAGCTTTCCATGATCGCAATGGGCTGTGCCATCGGGACAGGGCTATTCCTTGGCAGCGGGCTTGCCATTCAAGCGGCAGGGCCAAGTGTATTGCTCAGCTATGCACTCGGGGCGTTCATTGTTTTACTGTTGATGGGCTGTTTAGCCGAAATGACGGTTGCCCATCCTACTTCCGGATCTTTTGGAGCCATTGCTGAAAAGTACATGACTCCAATGGCAGGCTATCTTGTCCGCTATTCTTATTGGATTGCCAATGTTTTGGCTGTTGGTGTTGAAGTAAGTGCAGTCAGCGTGTATATGAAGTATTGGTTTCCGACAGTGCCGGGAATCGTATGGATTTTGCTGTTTGCAGGTGCCCTGATTTATGTAAATGCTACTAGCGTGAATACATTCGCTACATTTGAGTATTGGTTCTCCTTTATTAAAATAAGTGCCATCGTTGGTTTTATCCTTCTTGGAGCCTATGTACTATTCGGTTCATCCGATCAGCCACATATAGGACCTGAAAACTTTGTAAATGAAGGCGGTTTTTTCCCATTTGGTTGGTGGGGAATGTGGGTAGCCGTATTTATTTCTTTATTCAGCTTTCTTGGAACCGAAATGATAGCGGTTACATCAGGGGAAGCAAAAGATCCGGATGCAGCAGTTCCAAAAGCATTAAAAGCGACCGTGTTCCGTTTATCCACCTTCTATGTATTGACGATCGGCATCATGTTGATGATCGTTCCGTGGAAAACGGCTGGGATCGAGGAGAGTCCATTCGTAAAAGTGATGGAAATCTTGAACATTCCTGGTGCATCCGGAATCATGAACTTTATTATTTTAACAGCTGCTTTATCTGCCATGAATGCCCAGCTCTATGCTTCAACACGTATGATGTTCTCATTAGCTCGCGGAAAACACGCACCTAGCTTTTTAGGAAAGTTAAACAAAAGGGGCGTTCCGGGAAAAGCACTTGCTGTCTCTACAACTGGGATTTTCATTGCTGCAGGCGTTCATGCGTTACTTCCAGGTTCATCCTATGCATTCATGATGGGGATTTCCATGTTCGGTGCCATGTTCACATGGTTCATGATCTTCATTTCCCATTTGTTTTTCAGGGTTAAATGGGAGAAAACCGGCGGACGTAAATTACCTGTAAGGATGATCGGTTTTCCCTACTTAACGATACTAGGAGCCGTTCTTCTATTCAGCTTAATGATTACAACATGGTTTACAGATTTCAAGATCATGCTTCAATTCGGGATACCTTGGTTACTATTTTTAGCTGTTGCTTATTCTGTTTCAAAAAGAAGAAATATTAACCATAATGTAATGGAAGAATCTCTGGAAAAGAAGATAGAATAG